The Legionella spiritensis DNA segment TGCACATGAGGGTGCACCTCCTGTAACAAACGAGTCAGGCAAAACGCATTGAATGTATTGTCCTCGACAATTAATACACGCATGAAAGCTCCCTTTGACTATTGAAAATAGTATAACGGGGAAACCTTAAGAAAAACTTAAGACTCATCATCAATTATTTGCACAAAATTTATCCTATGTTTACTATTGTTATTGCGCTTTGGATATAAGACAACAGGCCACAATCGTTTATAGAATCAAAACGTCTGGTTTGATGTTCTTTATGGGGGTTTGTGACAATTGTTTCACGAGATTGCAAGTGCGGCCGTATTGCGGGTTTTATGACCAAATCTCGTACTCAGAGCAGGTGGGTACCTGTATAAACGTTATCTCCCATTACGGATTCGCCCGCATAGCGGGCTATTGGGTATCATTTACAATGGTTGCACACCCTGACTTCCGGCAACCAGCACTTTATCCGCGGTACGTTTGGCGAACAGGCCGCTTTCCACAACACCGGGGATCAATTTGATGGCTTCCTCAAGGGCAATGGGCGTTGTTATTTCCAAATTAAAGACATCCAGAATGATGTTGCCATTGTCTGTTATAAATCCCTCCCGGTATTCCGGATCACCACCCAGCTTCACGAGCTCACGGGCTACGTAACTTCTTGCAAGAGGCAATACCTCAACGGCGAGAGGAAAATGCCCCAGGCGTTTGACTACCTTCGACTCATCGACGATGCAGAGGAATTGGCTGGCCACAGTCGCGATAATTTTTTCGCGTGTTAACGCACCGCCGCCACCCTTGATCATCTCATGTCGTTCGGTGACCTCGTCTGCGCCATCTACATAAATATTCAAATCACCGGCTGCATTTAAGTCGATCACTGGAATACCCAGTGCCCGCAATCGGGCTTCCGTCGCCCTGGAACTGGCTACACAGGCGTCAATGCGATGCTTGACGGTCGCCAGTTGATCAATAAAAAAATTAACGGTCGAACCTGTTCCGACACCAATAACCGTTTCGTTATCCAGGTATTCCAGCGCCGCGCGGGCGGCTTTCAATTTTAAATCACTCATGGGTTATGTCCGATGGTTGTTATCTTCCGGAGGTATATTCTAACCCACATTCCTACTGACCTACAGACGGAGCCTCTAATGGGACTGCCGGAGTATTCACGGATTTGGTAGCCGGTTTTTTAGCGCTCATCGCATCGGAAGACGACGAGCCGCCCCCGGAACCACTGGCACTACTGTCCGCTGATGATCCAGTTGAAGAATAACCATTCTGGTGTGCGGTATCGTCGGAATAATAATTCATACTTGATGAATGGCTCTCCGACTCGCCCATCAAATCGCGAATGGCATCGCAACCGGCCAGGAGAACGGGCATGGTGACGATCAGAGAAAAGGTTATCAACGAGTTGCTCAACTTGATTTTTTGCATGGTATCATCCTTGGGAATGTTTGATAGAATTACGTTTTTTAATCTTAACGGCGGCACCCTGTAAAATAAAGCCTGGCCATCCGCTGATTTTTAAATCATACAACCTTCACGTTCAACAATAAACACCGGGTTTGTAGAAATGAAAACCGCAACCATTTTTTTGTTTTGCCCGATAGATTTGTCGGGTTGTCCATAGACAACACAACCTAAAAAAAAATGAGTCAAAGTTGAACGGAATCATCAAATTTCCGTTGGGATAAAAAATGATTATGCGTATACTGGCTACCAACTTGTTAGTAAGGACGAACTATGATTTATGATAATATTCTTGCCACCATCGGCCATACGCCGATTGTTAGAATTAACCGCATAAGCGAAGCGCTGTCTTGTGAACTCTATGCCAAATGCGAATTTTTTAATCCCGGCGGTTCTGTAAAGGACCGTATCGGCTATGCGATGGTAAAAAACGCGGAGCGATCCGGACGGATTAAACCAGGCGACACCCTGATTGAACCCACTTCCGGAAATACCGGAATCGGCATCGCTCTGGCCGGGGCAGTCATGGGTTACAAGGTTATCATTACCATGCCCAGTAAAATGAGTCATGAAAAACAGGCGGTTCTTGAACGTCTCGGCGCGACTATTTACCGAACCCGGACGGAAGCCGCATGGAATGATCCGGATAGCCATATTTCCCTGGCGCAAGATCTGCAACGCGATATCCCCGACTCGCACATTCTCGATCAATACGCCAATCCGGACAACCCCAATGCGCATTACCACGGCACCGCCCAGGAAATTATTGATGATTTCGGCAAGGATTTGCATATGATTGTGGCCGGAGTCGGTACGGGAGGTACCATCACAGGGATTGCCAAACGCCTGAAAGAATACAACCCGTCCATTCAAGTCGTCGGCGTGGATCCGGAAGGTTCCATATTGGGAGGCGGCGATGAGATCAAGCCTTATCAGGTGGAAGGGATCGGTTATGACTTCTTTCCGGACGTTTTGAATAACAATTTGATCGACCGCTACATCAAAACCAGCGACGCCGATTCGTTCAACATGGCAAGACGATTGATTCGTGAAGAAGGGCTTTTGGTCGGCGGCTCAAGTGGTGCGGCCATGTGGGGCGCCGTGCAGGCTGCGCAGTCATTGAGCCAGGGCCAGAAATGTCTGGTGATCCTGCCCGATTCCATACGCAACTATATGTCCAAATTTGCCAGTGACGAATGGATGAAAGAAGAAGGGTTTTTATAAAAGAGCCGTAGCCCGCAAGAAGGCCGCAGGCCGTATTGCGGGTTTGATGTCCAAATACCGCATCACAGAGAGAGGCGGGCACCGAAGTAAACGTTATCCCGCATTACGGCTTCGCCTTCATGACGGGCTACAAGAAATTATTAGTTGTTGCGCAACTATAGTTGTCTTGTTTTCGAGCGGAAAAAATTGGTTCACAGAGCCTAGGAAAGCCTCATGGAAGAGGGTTTTTCCTCCTCATTATTATCAATATAAGCGTATACCTGTTCCGGATCGAGATGGCCAATGGCTATAGCCCGTGCGATGGCATGCGTCAATTCATGAACAACCTGCGTTTCATGGGTATCGTTGCTTAGCTTGATGGGCAAACCACCACCCTGGGCCTTCTCAATGACATCGGCAAAGAACCGTTGATTACCGTTTTCCAGTCCCACCTGATGTACGCGTCCTTTTAAATAATCACTACTGCCCATACCATCTATGTAAATCTGTATTAATTGCTCCTTGTTTATTTCCCTGGCGTCGAGCATGCTGTTCAAGCGCTTGAAATGATCATCAAACAACGTGGCCATACGCTCATCGTCCTGCTTGATCCGCAGAAGGATGCTGGCCATATCCGGATCATGACTATGGTCCGCCGTGGGGAATGTGACGGATACCGGTTGTCCTTTGACGGATTTAAAAAGGGCAGACTGTCTTAATTGTGGAATATAATGCCCGTTTTGTAACTGTATGACCACCGGATCAAACGTGGTTTTCTTGCTATCCGGACCGTATTGCAATCGCATTGCCAATTCCTTGCCGGATTCTACTACCCGCACATCAATAGGCAGATTGGTCGCATTGGCCAGTGCCGCAATGGCCGTTTCATCTATCCAGGTAGCGGGCTGGCGCATCTCTTCCGGCGAAGTGCCTTCATGTCCATTCACAAACGCGCCTCGATAATGTTCCGGGTGGGCAACCATCTCTTCCACAGCAAGCTGGCGCAGCGTAAAAGCAAATTCGTTGAGGAATTTCGCCATACCGGCAGGCGTACTCACCGTATTGCGAACCCTATCAAACGGTGTACTCAAACCCACCGCCGGATTTGGAGGAAAATATTGAAAATGGCGCTCCAGCAATTTTTTTAATAATGGCTGATTGGTAAAAGTCTGGGCAAAAAAATTGTCAAGTACTCCTGCGGCAACCGCCCGGAATCCGCAATCCCCATAACCGCCAACATCAACCAGCTCCCGTCCTGTTTTTTGATCTTGTCTGACCTTCTGCACAGACGGGGTATCAGGCAGCGTGTTTGGTTTTTTAAAAAACCCTGTGATAGCCATGGTTCGTTCCTTTGGTCGTTCTATGATTCCATTCTAATCAATACAGATTAAGGAAATATTAACAGTATAGTGCTTTTTTTACTGCCCGAGAAATCATATTTTGACCATATTTTATATAAATATAACCCTGCTCATATCTCGGTCAAGTACAGTTGGCTTTTATGAACCGCAGAATATCGTTGACAAACGTCTGATCCCATAAGTCGTTATGCCCTTTACCGGGCAATTCAACAAACAACTTGGGTTCTCTGGCCCTGGCGAACAATTCAACCCCTTGTTGATAGGGAACAATAGCATCGTTACGCCCATGAAGGATCAGTAACGGCGCTTGAATATCCGCTATTCTGGACAGGGAATCAAATTTATCCCAGGGTTGAATCATAATCCAGGGGTAATGAACGCGTGCCAGAGCGGGGAGGGACGTAAACGGCGATTGCAAGATTACGGCGCATACGGGATAGTTTATAGCCAGATACGTCGCCACTCCCGTCCCTAACGATTCACCATACAATACGGTGCTTGACGGTGTGACGCCCTGCTCTTTAAGAAACGCCATGGCCGCTATCCCGTCCAGATACAGGCCTTGCTCGCCAGGGTGCCCGGGATTACCGCCATAACCACGATATTCCAGCAATAACACACCATACCCCGCTGCAAGCCATTGATTAGCCATAGGCATCCGGAAACCGATATGTCCCGCGTTGCCGTGTAAAAAAAGCAACGTCGGCTTGCCCGGATTCGCCGCCTTGTACCAGGATTGCAGGGTTAAACCATCTTTGGTAACCAGTTTTACCACCTGCATGGCTTCGGCATGAAATATCTTTCGACTTGGCATCCCTTTTGCTGGAAAATAAATCATATGGCGCTGTAAAAGATATATAATCAGCAAAAATATGAGAAACACGAACACGACGGCGAAAAATAGCTGTTTCATTAAAAACTTCGATTGTAAAATGGGATAACGTACTACTTTAATGCCAGGCAA contains these protein-coding regions:
- the rpiA gene encoding ribose-5-phosphate isomerase RpiA, which produces MSDLKLKAARAALEYLDNETVIGVGTGSTVNFFIDQLATVKHRIDACVASSRATEARLRALGIPVIDLNAAGDLNIYVDGADEVTERHEMIKGGGGALTREKIIATVASQFLCIVDESKVVKRLGHFPLAVEVLPLARSYVARELVKLGGDPEYREGFITDNGNIILDVFNLEITTPIALEEAIKLIPGVVESGLFAKRTADKVLVAGSQGVQPL
- a CDS encoding pyridoxal-phosphate dependent enzyme, coding for MIYDNILATIGHTPIVRINRISEALSCELYAKCEFFNPGGSVKDRIGYAMVKNAERSGRIKPGDTLIEPTSGNTGIGIALAGAVMGYKVIITMPSKMSHEKQAVLERLGATIYRTRTEAAWNDPDSHISLAQDLQRDIPDSHILDQYANPDNPNAHYHGTAQEIIDDFGKDLHMIVAGVGTGGTITGIAKRLKEYNPSIQVVGVDPEGSILGGGDEIKPYQVEGIGYDFFPDVLNNNLIDRYIKTSDADSFNMARRLIREEGLLVGGSSGAAMWGAVQAAQSLSQGQKCLVILPDSIRNYMSKFASDEWMKEEGFL
- a CDS encoding OTU domain-containing protein, which produces MAITGFFKKPNTLPDTPSVQKVRQDQKTGRELVDVGGYGDCGFRAVAAGVLDNFFAQTFTNQPLLKKLLERHFQYFPPNPAVGLSTPFDRVRNTVSTPAGMAKFLNEFAFTLRQLAVEEMVAHPEHYRGAFVNGHEGTSPEEMRQPATWIDETAIAALANATNLPIDVRVVESGKELAMRLQYGPDSKKTTFDPVVIQLQNGHYIPQLRQSALFKSVKGQPVSVTFPTADHSHDPDMASILLRIKQDDERMATLFDDHFKRLNSMLDAREINKEQLIQIYIDGMGSSDYLKGRVHQVGLENGNQRFFADVIEKAQGGGLPIKLSNDTHETQVVHELTHAIARAIAIGHLDPEQVYAYIDNNEEEKPSSMRLS
- a CDS encoding alpha/beta hydrolase: MPSRKIFHAEAMQVVKLVTKDGLTLQSWYKAANPGKPTLLFLHGNAGHIGFRMPMANQWLAAGYGVLLLEYRGYGGNPGHPGEQGLYLDGIAAMAFLKEQGVTPSSTVLYGESLGTGVATYLAINYPVCAVILQSPFTSLPALARVHYPWIMIQPWDKFDSLSRIADIQAPLLILHGRNDAIVPYQQGVELFARAREPKLFVELPGKGHNDLWDQTFVNDILRFIKANCT